Proteins from a single region of Octopus bimaculoides isolate UCB-OBI-ISO-001 chromosome 11, ASM119413v2, whole genome shotgun sequence:
- the LOC106875222 gene encoding trace amine-associated receptor 1, with protein MENLNLLSLVYLLVPIVLILLILLGNIVVIICILYSKQLQTATYIAVLILACFDITLAFCLPFAVMESYRPLYLVSNQMLINMSGASLSAQCLIAFNRFQTLMKPLSYKANVTIKRTLYLIALTVFYCTVVAWTPFLIEWETNGLLLFDDNILLLQVILKNTYALFFVAVFIPVCLVTFFCYYKIYGIAKRHSEMIATLEISLNHNGSLACRKTKYAKTIACIICAFLLWFPFQMCVVFESATNLKTMKRFRTGLLYLAIFNCILNPWIYSYNNSQFRSALKLICRNIYEQCLKYKRQLIHEIIKKPLHSATLPTFTILPVYQNKIQSCCYEYEAFLHAIHKKRKTCFFCPLLNLPQTRITEGYTQKSHFATKKLFHIPDTTTPVDNLVT; from the coding sequence ATGGAGAATCTAAACTTGTTATCATTGGTCTACTTACTAGTACCAATAGTCCTTATCTTACTTATTCTTCTGGGAAACATTGTAGTAATTATATGTATCCTATACAGCAAACAGCTTCAAACTGCCACTTATATCGCAGTACTCATTCTAGCATGCTTTGACATCACTCTTGCATTTTGCCTGCCATTTGCTGTCATGGAATCATACCGTCCCCTTTATTTAGTCTCAAATCAAATGCTGATAAATATGTCTGGTGCTTCTCTCAGTGCCCAGTGCTTGATAGCTTTCAATCGCTTCCAGACTCTGATGAAGCCACTTTCCTATAAGGCAAATGTCACAATAAAAAGGACACTCTACTTGATTGCCCTCACAGTTTTCTATTGCACTGTTGTAGCATGGACACCATTTCTTATTGAATGGGAGACAAATGGACTCTTGTTATTTGATGATAATATTTTACTCCTTCAAgtcattttgaaaaatacataTGCACTGTTTTTCGTTGCAGTCTTTATTCCAGTATGTCTTGTGACATTTTTCTGCTACTATAAGATATATGGAATCGCAAAACGCCATAGTGAGATGATAGCAACTCTGGAGATTTCACTGAATCACAATGGTAGCTTAGcttgtagaaaaacaaaatatgccaaAACAATTGCCTGCATCATCTGTGCTTTTCTACTTTGGTTTCCTTTTCAAATGTGTGTGGTCTTTGAGAGTGCAACCAATTTGAAAACCATGAAGAGATTTCGGACTGGCCTACTTTATTTAGCTATTTTCAACTGCATCTTGAATCCATGGATCTACTCCTACAATAACTCGCAATTTCGTTCTGCATTGAAACTCATCTGCAGGAATATCTATGAACAGTGTTTGAAATACAAGAGACAATTAATTCACGAAATCATCAAAAAGCCCTTACACAGTGCCACTCTTCCCACATTTACCATATTGCCAGTTtatcaaaacaaaattcaaagCTGCTGCTACGAATATGAAGCTTTCCTTCATGCAattcacaagaaaagaaaaacctgcTTCTTTTGTCCCCTATTAAATTTACCACAAACCAGAATTACAGAGGGTTACACACAAAAATCCCATTTTGCAACCAAGAAGCTTTTCCACATTCCAGATACAACAACCCCTGTGGATAATTTAGTAACATGA
- the LOC106875224 gene encoding endoplasmic reticulum membrane-associated RNA degradation protein isoform X3, whose product MGIIICINCMNVISEITSTEMASREEYDVTSMKSFLSANVFSVICDLGVSDFPENRCLLNNGFIDWNYLAKILPASKEDPTEYYRSSIQCLAPCFKHLQNELGPLTQSQYNEKYSPYLKWTGNTKLFLESFELLHGTCPVNSLLSLLLVTAQLERSLGDVYLQKGTKCPAKLKDLLLTNELREVFGEVIISVLQACIGPPVSLNLRNIAWHGFFSPAELPKQYVYFLMVLAPSLGYVMSSIDVAITHRQPVDFSCHIKLLSHLLPGNKSKNSEDLYSDIFRNTSMIPTSHQVVWSKCLHLYQQQRYGWFVVLLLPQIESALRCIFCSANNCSHRMLTAESDVLYTTLNEILSKYLSDEEENNMKHILGSTLMDFLHDLFVYPEGPRLRDRVSHGEVDLDNFPEVLAWTLLQLALNLAYKFLPNDATFQKVQTELIKGFSVSDYESQFHPVNIAKCKVAETFSLTFHVQETNETLNNLMVECFRLNAANEIQATHLDVESQQQQTPSSLPSQQQPPSSLFTIMAKAVEVADSLMFPWLNDICKSELISCLQNSRNGPVIKELVSHSLNTLYLGQKKPQNTMASPENSTVTIQTNEVMLLLQRVSQHGVEVLQQTEENIRQKMDLLKQKKLRSRARVTLKTMVSSVPCLCLAFRTIMLHILSEIYSIETFFELTLQEKTAVVKFLILDQNDNVRTNRIENEKQPKQIFKEVGIFFFILFYFSKRGI is encoded by the exons ATGGGGATTATTATTTGCATTAACTGTATGAATGTAATTTCTGAAATTACTTCCACAGAAATGGCTTCAAGAGAGGAATATGATGTGACTTCCATGAAAAGTTTCCTGTCTGCAAATGTGTTCAGTGTCATATGTGACTTAGGCGTTAGTGATTTCCCAGAGAACAGATGTCTACTAAATAATGGCTTTATTGATTGGAATTACCTTGCCAAGATTTTGCCTGCTT CAAAAGAAGATCCAACCGAATACTATAGAAGCAGTATACAGTGTTTAGCTCCTTGTTTTAAACATCTTCAGAATGAGCTTGGTCCATTAACACAGTCACAGTATAATGAAAAGTACTCACCCTATTTGAAATGGACTGGGAACACTAAA ttatttctggaaagttttgaaCTACTTCATGGCACATGTCCAGTAAACTCCTTGTTGTCTTTGTTACTAGTGACCGCTCAATTGGAAAGATCTCTTGGAGAT GTGTATCTGCAGAAAGGGACAAAGTGCCCAGCAAAGTTGAAAGACCTGCTTCTTACCAATGAGCTGAGAGAAGTCTTTGGTGAAGTTATT ATATCAGTGTTGCAGGCTTGTATTGGTCCTCCTGTATCTTTGAACCTGAGGAATATTGCATGGCATGGATTCTTCAGCCCAGCAGAGTTACCAAAACA ATATGTCTACTTCCTGATGGTCTTAGCGCCTAGTCTTGGCTATGTGATGTCATCTATCGATGTGGCCATCACACACCGACAACCTGTTGATTTCTCATGCCATATCAAATTACTAAGTCATCTGCTACCAG gTAATAAGTCTAAGAACAGTGAGGACCTTTACTctgatatatttagaaatacttCTATGATCCCGACATCACATCAGGTTGTATGGAGTAAATGCCTTCATCTCTACCAACAACAAAG ATATGGTTGGTTTGTTGTACTACTTCTACCCCAGATTGAAAGTGCACTTAGGTGCATATTCTGTTCTGCCAATAACTGCAGCCACAGGATGCTCACTGCTGAG tcaGATGTCCTATATACTACCCTTAATGAG attcTTTCGAAATATTTGtctgatgaagaagaaaataatatgaaacacATTTTGGGCTCAACATTGATG GATTTTCTTCATGATTTATTTGTATATCCTGAAGGACCTCGACTTCGAGACAGAGTCAGCCATGGTGAAGTAGACTTGGATAATTTCCCAGAAGTACTAGCTTGGACATTGCTACAACTTGCTCTTAATCTTGCATACAAATTTCTACCAAATGATGCTACTTTCCAGAAG GTGCAGACAGAATTAATTAAAGGTTTCTCGGTATCAGACTATGAATCACAATTCCATCCAGTCAACATAgctaaatgcaag GTAGCAGAGACATTTTCACTTACATTCCATGTGCAGGAAACAAATGAAACGCTGAACAATTTAATGGTGGAATG TTTCAGATTAAATGCAGCAAATGAAATCCAAGCTACTCACCTTGATGTtgaatcacaacaacaacaaacaccatcatcactaccttcacaacaacaaccaccatcatcactgttcaCTATAATGGCAAAAGCAGTTGAAGTGGCTGATAGTTTAATGTTTCCTTGGCTCAACGACATCTGTAAGTCAGAACTGATCAG ttgTCTTCAGAATTCAAGAAATGGTCCAGTTATCAAAGAACTGGTTTCTCATTCTCTGAATACATTATATCTGGGACAGAAAAAACCTCAAAACACAATG gCTTCACCTGAAAACAGCACAGTCACTATTCAGACCAATGAAGTTATGTTATTATTACAACGGGTATCCCAGCATGGTGTTGAAGTACTGCaacaaacagaagagaacatcAGACAGAAAATGGATTTACTGAAACAGAAGAAACTGAGGTCAAGGGCCCGGGTCACTTTGAAGACAATGGTTTCAAG tGTACCATGTTTATGCCTTGCTTTCCGAACCATCATGCTACATATCCTATCAGAGATTTACTCAATTGAAACATTCTTTGAATTAACCTTACAAGAGAAAACAGCAGTTGTTAA GTTTCTTATTCTGGACCAAAATGATAATGTCAGAACCAACAGAATAGAGAATGAGAAACAACCAAAACAAATCTTCAAAGaagttggaatttttttttttattttattttattttagtaaaaGAGGCATTTGA
- the LOC106875224 gene encoding endoplasmic reticulum membrane-associated RNA degradation protein isoform X2, whose product MVVLPNGMDFKMASREEYDVTSMKSFLSANVFSVICDLGVSDFPENRCLLNNGFIDWNYLAKILPASKEDPTEYYRSSIQCLAPCFKHLQNELGPLTQSQYNEKYSPYLKWTGNTKLFLESFELLHGTCPVNSLLSLLLVTAQLERSLGDVYLQKGTKCPAKLKDLLLTNELREVFGEVIISVLQACIGPPVSLNLRNIAWHGFFSPAELPKQYVYFLMVLAPSLGYVMSSIDVAITHRQPVDFSCHIKLLSHLLPGNKSKNSEDLYSDIFRNTSMIPTSHQVVWSKCLHLYQQQRYGWFVVLLLPQIESALRCIFCSANNCSHRMLTAESDVLYTTLNEILSKYLSDEEENNMKHILGSTLMDFLHDLFVYPEGPRLRDRVSHGEVDLDNFPEVLAWTLLQLALNLAYKFLPNDATFQKVQTELIKGFSVSDYESQFHPVNIAKCKVAETFSLTFHVQETNETLNNLMVECFRLNAANEIQATHLDVESQQQQTPSSLPSQQQPPSSLFTIMAKAVEVADSLMFPWLNDICKSELISCLQNSRNGPVIKELVSHSLNTLYLGQKKPQNTMASPENSTVTIQTNEVMLLLQRVSQHGVEVLQQTEENIRQKMDLLKQKKLRSRARVTLKTMVSSVPCLCLAFRTIMLHILSEIYSIETFFELTLQEKTAVVKCLKLTLKYFENQKTFTSLDKNRWTESMDSTLLYLETVSPKWLQIHRNSVSYSGPK is encoded by the exons ATGGTTGTCCTCCCTAATGGCATGGACTTCA AAATGGCTTCAAGAGAGGAATATGATGTGACTTCCATGAAAAGTTTCCTGTCTGCAAATGTGTTCAGTGTCATATGTGACTTAGGCGTTAGTGATTTCCCAGAGAACAGATGTCTACTAAATAATGGCTTTATTGATTGGAATTACCTTGCCAAGATTTTGCCTGCTT CAAAAGAAGATCCAACCGAATACTATAGAAGCAGTATACAGTGTTTAGCTCCTTGTTTTAAACATCTTCAGAATGAGCTTGGTCCATTAACACAGTCACAGTATAATGAAAAGTACTCACCCTATTTGAAATGGACTGGGAACACTAAA ttatttctggaaagttttgaaCTACTTCATGGCACATGTCCAGTAAACTCCTTGTTGTCTTTGTTACTAGTGACCGCTCAATTGGAAAGATCTCTTGGAGAT GTGTATCTGCAGAAAGGGACAAAGTGCCCAGCAAAGTTGAAAGACCTGCTTCTTACCAATGAGCTGAGAGAAGTCTTTGGTGAAGTTATT ATATCAGTGTTGCAGGCTTGTATTGGTCCTCCTGTATCTTTGAACCTGAGGAATATTGCATGGCATGGATTCTTCAGCCCAGCAGAGTTACCAAAACA ATATGTCTACTTCCTGATGGTCTTAGCGCCTAGTCTTGGCTATGTGATGTCATCTATCGATGTGGCCATCACACACCGACAACCTGTTGATTTCTCATGCCATATCAAATTACTAAGTCATCTGCTACCAG gTAATAAGTCTAAGAACAGTGAGGACCTTTACTctgatatatttagaaatacttCTATGATCCCGACATCACATCAGGTTGTATGGAGTAAATGCCTTCATCTCTACCAACAACAAAG ATATGGTTGGTTTGTTGTACTACTTCTACCCCAGATTGAAAGTGCACTTAGGTGCATATTCTGTTCTGCCAATAACTGCAGCCACAGGATGCTCACTGCTGAG tcaGATGTCCTATATACTACCCTTAATGAG attcTTTCGAAATATTTGtctgatgaagaagaaaataatatgaaacacATTTTGGGCTCAACATTGATG GATTTTCTTCATGATTTATTTGTATATCCTGAAGGACCTCGACTTCGAGACAGAGTCAGCCATGGTGAAGTAGACTTGGATAATTTCCCAGAAGTACTAGCTTGGACATTGCTACAACTTGCTCTTAATCTTGCATACAAATTTCTACCAAATGATGCTACTTTCCAGAAG GTGCAGACAGAATTAATTAAAGGTTTCTCGGTATCAGACTATGAATCACAATTCCATCCAGTCAACATAgctaaatgcaag GTAGCAGAGACATTTTCACTTACATTCCATGTGCAGGAAACAAATGAAACGCTGAACAATTTAATGGTGGAATG TTTCAGATTAAATGCAGCAAATGAAATCCAAGCTACTCACCTTGATGTtgaatcacaacaacaacaaacaccatcatcactaccttcacaacaacaaccaccatcatcactgttcaCTATAATGGCAAAAGCAGTTGAAGTGGCTGATAGTTTAATGTTTCCTTGGCTCAACGACATCTGTAAGTCAGAACTGATCAG ttgTCTTCAGAATTCAAGAAATGGTCCAGTTATCAAAGAACTGGTTTCTCATTCTCTGAATACATTATATCTGGGACAGAAAAAACCTCAAAACACAATG gCTTCACCTGAAAACAGCACAGTCACTATTCAGACCAATGAAGTTATGTTATTATTACAACGGGTATCCCAGCATGGTGTTGAAGTACTGCaacaaacagaagagaacatcAGACAGAAAATGGATTTACTGAAACAGAAGAAACTGAGGTCAAGGGCCCGGGTCACTTTGAAGACAATGGTTTCAAG tGTACCATGTTTATGCCTTGCTTTCCGAACCATCATGCTACATATCCTATCAGAGATTTACTCAATTGAAACATTCTTTGAATTAACCTTACAAGAGAAAACAGCAGTTGTTAA ATGTTTAAAActaactttgaaatattttgaaaaccagAAAACTTTTACAAGTTTAGACAAGAACAGATGGACTGAAAGCATGGATTCTACATTGCTTTATCTGGAAACTGTTTCACCCAAATGGCTACAAATTCATAGAAATTCG GTTTCTTATTCTGGACCAAAATGA
- the LOC106875224 gene encoding endoplasmic reticulum membrane-associated RNA degradation protein isoform X4, whose product MASREEYDVTSMKSFLSANVFSVICDLGVSDFPENRCLLNNGFIDWNYLAKILPASKEDPTEYYRSSIQCLAPCFKHLQNELGPLTQSQYNEKYSPYLKWTGNTKLFLESFELLHGTCPVNSLLSLLLVTAQLERSLGDVYLQKGTKCPAKLKDLLLTNELREVFGEVIISVLQACIGPPVSLNLRNIAWHGFFSPAELPKQYVYFLMVLAPSLGYVMSSIDVAITHRQPVDFSCHIKLLSHLLPGNKSKNSEDLYSDIFRNTSMIPTSHQVVWSKCLHLYQQQRYGWFVVLLLPQIESALRCIFCSANNCSHRMLTAESDVLYTTLNEILSKYLSDEEENNMKHILGSTLMDFLHDLFVYPEGPRLRDRVSHGEVDLDNFPEVLAWTLLQLALNLAYKFLPNDATFQKVQTELIKGFSVSDYESQFHPVNIAKCKVAETFSLTFHVQETNETLNNLMVECFRLNAANEIQATHLDVESQQQQTPSSLPSQQQPPSSLFTIMAKAVEVADSLMFPWLNDICKSELISCLQNSRNGPVIKELVSHSLNTLYLGQKKPQNTMASPENSTVTIQTNEVMLLLQRVSQHGVEVLQQTEENIRQKMDLLKQKKLRSRARVTLKTMVSSVPCLCLAFRTIMLHILSEIYSIETFFELTLQEKTAVVKCLKLTLKYFENQKTFTSLDKNRWTESMDSTLLYLETVSPKWLQIHRNSVSYSGPK is encoded by the exons ATGGCTTCAAGAGAGGAATATGATGTGACTTCCATGAAAAGTTTCCTGTCTGCAAATGTGTTCAGTGTCATATGTGACTTAGGCGTTAGTGATTTCCCAGAGAACAGATGTCTACTAAATAATGGCTTTATTGATTGGAATTACCTTGCCAAGATTTTGCCTGCTT CAAAAGAAGATCCAACCGAATACTATAGAAGCAGTATACAGTGTTTAGCTCCTTGTTTTAAACATCTTCAGAATGAGCTTGGTCCATTAACACAGTCACAGTATAATGAAAAGTACTCACCCTATTTGAAATGGACTGGGAACACTAAA ttatttctggaaagttttgaaCTACTTCATGGCACATGTCCAGTAAACTCCTTGTTGTCTTTGTTACTAGTGACCGCTCAATTGGAAAGATCTCTTGGAGAT GTGTATCTGCAGAAAGGGACAAAGTGCCCAGCAAAGTTGAAAGACCTGCTTCTTACCAATGAGCTGAGAGAAGTCTTTGGTGAAGTTATT ATATCAGTGTTGCAGGCTTGTATTGGTCCTCCTGTATCTTTGAACCTGAGGAATATTGCATGGCATGGATTCTTCAGCCCAGCAGAGTTACCAAAACA ATATGTCTACTTCCTGATGGTCTTAGCGCCTAGTCTTGGCTATGTGATGTCATCTATCGATGTGGCCATCACACACCGACAACCTGTTGATTTCTCATGCCATATCAAATTACTAAGTCATCTGCTACCAG gTAATAAGTCTAAGAACAGTGAGGACCTTTACTctgatatatttagaaatacttCTATGATCCCGACATCACATCAGGTTGTATGGAGTAAATGCCTTCATCTCTACCAACAACAAAG ATATGGTTGGTTTGTTGTACTACTTCTACCCCAGATTGAAAGTGCACTTAGGTGCATATTCTGTTCTGCCAATAACTGCAGCCACAGGATGCTCACTGCTGAG tcaGATGTCCTATATACTACCCTTAATGAG attcTTTCGAAATATTTGtctgatgaagaagaaaataatatgaaacacATTTTGGGCTCAACATTGATG GATTTTCTTCATGATTTATTTGTATATCCTGAAGGACCTCGACTTCGAGACAGAGTCAGCCATGGTGAAGTAGACTTGGATAATTTCCCAGAAGTACTAGCTTGGACATTGCTACAACTTGCTCTTAATCTTGCATACAAATTTCTACCAAATGATGCTACTTTCCAGAAG GTGCAGACAGAATTAATTAAAGGTTTCTCGGTATCAGACTATGAATCACAATTCCATCCAGTCAACATAgctaaatgcaag GTAGCAGAGACATTTTCACTTACATTCCATGTGCAGGAAACAAATGAAACGCTGAACAATTTAATGGTGGAATG TTTCAGATTAAATGCAGCAAATGAAATCCAAGCTACTCACCTTGATGTtgaatcacaacaacaacaaacaccatcatcactaccttcacaacaacaaccaccatcatcactgttcaCTATAATGGCAAAAGCAGTTGAAGTGGCTGATAGTTTAATGTTTCCTTGGCTCAACGACATCTGTAAGTCAGAACTGATCAG ttgTCTTCAGAATTCAAGAAATGGTCCAGTTATCAAAGAACTGGTTTCTCATTCTCTGAATACATTATATCTGGGACAGAAAAAACCTCAAAACACAATG gCTTCACCTGAAAACAGCACAGTCACTATTCAGACCAATGAAGTTATGTTATTATTACAACGGGTATCCCAGCATGGTGTTGAAGTACTGCaacaaacagaagagaacatcAGACAGAAAATGGATTTACTGAAACAGAAGAAACTGAGGTCAAGGGCCCGGGTCACTTTGAAGACAATGGTTTCAAG tGTACCATGTTTATGCCTTGCTTTCCGAACCATCATGCTACATATCCTATCAGAGATTTACTCAATTGAAACATTCTTTGAATTAACCTTACAAGAGAAAACAGCAGTTGTTAA ATGTTTAAAActaactttgaaatattttgaaaaccagAAAACTTTTACAAGTTTAGACAAGAACAGATGGACTGAAAGCATGGATTCTACATTGCTTTATCTGGAAACTGTTTCACCCAAATGGCTACAAATTCATAGAAATTCG GTTTCTTATTCTGGACCAAAATGA
- the LOC106875224 gene encoding endoplasmic reticulum membrane-associated RNA degradation protein isoform X1 has protein sequence MGIIICINCMNVISEITSTEMASREEYDVTSMKSFLSANVFSVICDLGVSDFPENRCLLNNGFIDWNYLAKILPASKEDPTEYYRSSIQCLAPCFKHLQNELGPLTQSQYNEKYSPYLKWTGNTKLFLESFELLHGTCPVNSLLSLLLVTAQLERSLGDVYLQKGTKCPAKLKDLLLTNELREVFGEVIISVLQACIGPPVSLNLRNIAWHGFFSPAELPKQYVYFLMVLAPSLGYVMSSIDVAITHRQPVDFSCHIKLLSHLLPGNKSKNSEDLYSDIFRNTSMIPTSHQVVWSKCLHLYQQQRYGWFVVLLLPQIESALRCIFCSANNCSHRMLTAESDVLYTTLNEILSKYLSDEEENNMKHILGSTLMDFLHDLFVYPEGPRLRDRVSHGEVDLDNFPEVLAWTLLQLALNLAYKFLPNDATFQKVQTELIKGFSVSDYESQFHPVNIAKCKVAETFSLTFHVQETNETLNNLMVECFRLNAANEIQATHLDVESQQQQTPSSLPSQQQPPSSLFTIMAKAVEVADSLMFPWLNDICKSELISCLQNSRNGPVIKELVSHSLNTLYLGQKKPQNTMASPENSTVTIQTNEVMLLLQRVSQHGVEVLQQTEENIRQKMDLLKQKKLRSRARVTLKTMVSSVPCLCLAFRTIMLHILSEIYSIETFFELTLQEKTAVVKCLKLTLKYFENQKTFTSLDKNRWTESMDSTLLYLETVSPKWLQIHRNSVSYSGPK, from the exons ATGGGGATTATTATTTGCATTAACTGTATGAATGTAATTTCTGAAATTACTTCCACAGAAATGGCTTCAAGAGAGGAATATGATGTGACTTCCATGAAAAGTTTCCTGTCTGCAAATGTGTTCAGTGTCATATGTGACTTAGGCGTTAGTGATTTCCCAGAGAACAGATGTCTACTAAATAATGGCTTTATTGATTGGAATTACCTTGCCAAGATTTTGCCTGCTT CAAAAGAAGATCCAACCGAATACTATAGAAGCAGTATACAGTGTTTAGCTCCTTGTTTTAAACATCTTCAGAATGAGCTTGGTCCATTAACACAGTCACAGTATAATGAAAAGTACTCACCCTATTTGAAATGGACTGGGAACACTAAA ttatttctggaaagttttgaaCTACTTCATGGCACATGTCCAGTAAACTCCTTGTTGTCTTTGTTACTAGTGACCGCTCAATTGGAAAGATCTCTTGGAGAT GTGTATCTGCAGAAAGGGACAAAGTGCCCAGCAAAGTTGAAAGACCTGCTTCTTACCAATGAGCTGAGAGAAGTCTTTGGTGAAGTTATT ATATCAGTGTTGCAGGCTTGTATTGGTCCTCCTGTATCTTTGAACCTGAGGAATATTGCATGGCATGGATTCTTCAGCCCAGCAGAGTTACCAAAACA ATATGTCTACTTCCTGATGGTCTTAGCGCCTAGTCTTGGCTATGTGATGTCATCTATCGATGTGGCCATCACACACCGACAACCTGTTGATTTCTCATGCCATATCAAATTACTAAGTCATCTGCTACCAG gTAATAAGTCTAAGAACAGTGAGGACCTTTACTctgatatatttagaaatacttCTATGATCCCGACATCACATCAGGTTGTATGGAGTAAATGCCTTCATCTCTACCAACAACAAAG ATATGGTTGGTTTGTTGTACTACTTCTACCCCAGATTGAAAGTGCACTTAGGTGCATATTCTGTTCTGCCAATAACTGCAGCCACAGGATGCTCACTGCTGAG tcaGATGTCCTATATACTACCCTTAATGAG attcTTTCGAAATATTTGtctgatgaagaagaaaataatatgaaacacATTTTGGGCTCAACATTGATG GATTTTCTTCATGATTTATTTGTATATCCTGAAGGACCTCGACTTCGAGACAGAGTCAGCCATGGTGAAGTAGACTTGGATAATTTCCCAGAAGTACTAGCTTGGACATTGCTACAACTTGCTCTTAATCTTGCATACAAATTTCTACCAAATGATGCTACTTTCCAGAAG GTGCAGACAGAATTAATTAAAGGTTTCTCGGTATCAGACTATGAATCACAATTCCATCCAGTCAACATAgctaaatgcaag GTAGCAGAGACATTTTCACTTACATTCCATGTGCAGGAAACAAATGAAACGCTGAACAATTTAATGGTGGAATG TTTCAGATTAAATGCAGCAAATGAAATCCAAGCTACTCACCTTGATGTtgaatcacaacaacaacaaacaccatcatcactaccttcacaacaacaaccaccatcatcactgttcaCTATAATGGCAAAAGCAGTTGAAGTGGCTGATAGTTTAATGTTTCCTTGGCTCAACGACATCTGTAAGTCAGAACTGATCAG ttgTCTTCAGAATTCAAGAAATGGTCCAGTTATCAAAGAACTGGTTTCTCATTCTCTGAATACATTATATCTGGGACAGAAAAAACCTCAAAACACAATG gCTTCACCTGAAAACAGCACAGTCACTATTCAGACCAATGAAGTTATGTTATTATTACAACGGGTATCCCAGCATGGTGTTGAAGTACTGCaacaaacagaagagaacatcAGACAGAAAATGGATTTACTGAAACAGAAGAAACTGAGGTCAAGGGCCCGGGTCACTTTGAAGACAATGGTTTCAAG tGTACCATGTTTATGCCTTGCTTTCCGAACCATCATGCTACATATCCTATCAGAGATTTACTCAATTGAAACATTCTTTGAATTAACCTTACAAGAGAAAACAGCAGTTGTTAA ATGTTTAAAActaactttgaaatattttgaaaaccagAAAACTTTTACAAGTTTAGACAAGAACAGATGGACTGAAAGCATGGATTCTACATTGCTTTATCTGGAAACTGTTTCACCCAAATGGCTACAAATTCATAGAAATTCG GTTTCTTATTCTGGACCAAAATGA